TATTTGCTTCCCAAGGTTCAACATCAAGTGGATAAAAATCTTGATAAGAAACATCCGAAGTATAATATTCATCAGCTAATCCTACAAGTCCGTGACCAAACTCATGAATAAATATTTTCTTTGAAGCTTCATTATCAACTGCGGTTGTTGAATAATAATTATAAATTGAGCCTCCGCCGTATTTATCTGTATTTACCAAAATATAAATTTGATCATATGGAACATTTGATGCATAATTTCTTACGGATTTATTATCCATTGTCATTATGTATCTTTCACTATCAAAAGTATAAAATGTTGAACCGACGGCGGTTGATTTCCAAATTGAATCTCTCGGAATATCAATACCGGAATCATTTGAAATAGCTTTTACACACCAAATATTTATATCATTTTTATAGTTTGTAAATGGTTCATATTCAAATAAATATTTTGCAAATTTCTTTGCATCGTTTTCAAATTTTAACATTTCATCTTTCGTATATCCATCTGGAATAAAAACTATATCTAATTTTTCCGAATGATTTCCGGAATAATGAATCTTTAAATTTTCACATTTGTTTAATTTCTCTTTTTTTACGAAATATGAATTCGGATCAATTATGAATTCATGTTTTTTTTGGAAATTGTTTTTTCTGTCTCTATCATGAATTTCTACTCTTACAGAATCTTTTGGATAAGGGAAAACCAATGTTTCCGAAAATGTTCTTTCTATTTTTTTTGCTTCTTCTGTAGTTTGCCATTCTTGAAAAAGTGACGAATATCCATGAGAGAAGATTAACTTATTAGATTTTAAATCATACATAAAAAACATAAAATTTCCGTAACCAAGTGTATCAATCAAATTCTTTTTTGATCCGCTCCAGTATGGTTCTTCAATCAATTCATCAAATGTGTAATAATCATTTTGATTATTCCCGGAATGAAAATAATCCAGGCGCAATTGCTTATCAAAAAAATATTCATCAAAATTTATTTGGGAAAAATAAATATTTGTAAAAGTTAGAATTAACAAAATAGCTTTCATTTTTATTTTCCTTAATTCAAAAATAAATAGAATACTAATAACACAAATCTTATAAGATAAATAATTATACTTTCCTACTTCCGGGTTTTATTAATGGAATATCAGTTTTACAAATTGGGCATTCATCTGGTTGATATGAAATAACCTCCAATTGTATTGTGCTTTTTTGTGAAACACCAAAATTTACCTTTCCATTGCTTCTATCAACAATCATTCCTACAGCAACAACATTTGCATTTGCTTTTTTTACAATTTCAATAACTTCAAAAACAGAACCGCCGGTTGTTACAACATCCTCGCAAACTAAAACATTTTCACCTTCTTGAATTTCAAATCCTCTTCGTAATGTTAAATTTTTTTCTTCTCTTTCTGCAAAAATAAATTTTTTATTTAATTGTCGTGCAACTTCTTGACCCACAACAATTCCGCCAATAGCTGGTGAAATTACCAAATCAATTTTGTAATCCTTAAAAAAATCTGTAATTACTTTGCAAATTGCTTCAGTATAATTTGGATATTGTAAAACTTTTGCACATTGAAAATATTGGTTACTATGTCTACCGGAAGTTAATAAAAAATGCCCTTCTAAAAGGGCATTGCTTTTATAAAACATTTGTAATAATTCTTGATTTGTCATAATTAGGTAATCCAGATTTAATTTTTTTGTTACGTTAATTTACAAAACTAACTTGGATTATTCTCCTCCTCATGTTTATTTTCTTCAATTTTATTAATACGTTCACCTGCAACAAAATATAATTCTTCAGTTTGAAGTTTATGTTTAACAATTATTGTATCACCTTCTTTAAAGACTTCGCGTAAAATCTCTTCAGCAAGAGGATCTTCAATATATTGCTGAATTGCTCGTCTTAATGGGCGTGCTCCATACTTGGGATCAAATCCTTTTTCAGAAATGAAATCTTCAGCAGATTCATCCAAAATAATCTTCATTTTATTTTCTTTCAGATTATTAATTAAATCTTTCATTTCTACTGAAGCAATTTTCTTGATATCTTCTTTCTCTAAATTTCTGAAAACAATTGTTTCATCAATTCTATTTAAGAATTCTGGATTAAATAAATTTTTCATTGCATCTTGAACCGTACTCTTTAGATTTGCATATTTATCAGAAACTGTTTCACTACCAAATCCGTAACCACCGGTTGCTTTAATATTTTTTGTACCAACGTTTGAGGTCATAATTATAATTGTATTTTTGAAATCAACTCGTCTTCCCAAACTATCTGTTAATTGTCCATCGTCAAGAACTTGAAGTAAAATATTAAATACATCGGGATGAGCTTTTTCAATTTCATCAAACAAAACTACTGAATAAGGTTTTCTTCGAACACGTTCAGTAAGTTGTCCGCCTTCTTCATAACCCACATATCCCGGAGGTGCTCCAACTAATCTTGATACGGCAAATTTTTCCATATATTCACTCATATCAATTCTAATTAGTGAATCTTCCGAATCAAATAGATATTTTGCTAATTCCTTTGCTAATTGAGTTTTCCCAACGCCGGTTGGACCTAAAAAGATAAAACTTCCTATTGGTTTGTTTGGATTTTTCAATCCGGCACGTGTTCTTCTTATTGCTTTTGATAGTCGTGTTACAGCTTCATCTTGACCGACAATTTTTTTCTTAATTACTTCTTCCATTTTCATAATTTTTTCAGATTCAGCTTGAACTACACGTGTTACCGGAATTCCAGTCATCATTGAAACTACTGTTCCTATTACTTCTTCGCTTACATCGTAAACTTCATTTTTAGTTCTTTCTTCCCACTCATTTTTCGCATTTTCTAATTCTA
The nucleotide sequence above comes from Ignavibacteriota bacterium. Encoded proteins:
- a CDS encoding orotate phosphoribosyltransferase; translated protein: MTNQELLQMFYKSNALLEGHFLLTSGRHSNQYFQCAKVLQYPNYTEAICKVITDFFKDYKIDLVISPAIGGIVVGQEVARQLNKKFIFAEREEKNLTLRRGFEIQEGENVLVCEDVVTTGGSVFEVIEIVKKANANVVAVGMIVDRSNGKVNFGVSQKSTIQLEVISYQPDECPICKTDIPLIKPGSRKV
- a CDS encoding peptidase M64, which produces MKAILLILTFTNIYFSQINFDEYFFDKQLRLDYFHSGNNQNDYYTFDELIEEPYWSGSKKNLIDTLGYGNFMFFMYDLKSNKLIFSHGYSSLFQEWQTTEEAKKIERTFSETLVFPYPKDSVRVEIHDRDRKNNFQKKHEFIIDPNSYFVKKEKLNKCENLKIHYSGNHSEKLDIVFIPDGYTKDEMLKFENDAKKFAKYLFEYEPFTNYKNDINIWCVKAISNDSGIDIPRDSIWKSTAVGSTFYTFDSERYIMTMDNKSVRNYASNVPYDQIYILVNTDKYGGGSIYNYYSTTAVDNEASKKIFIHEFGHGLVGLADEYYTSDVSYQDFYPLDVEPWEANITTLVNFESKWKNLLDKEIEIPTNTENKNALELGVYEGGGYVARGVYRSTPNSIMKAFDIDEFNLVSKKAIEKVIKYFIN